From the genome of Flavobacterium luteolum, one region includes:
- a CDS encoding lactonase family protein: protein MKKIYLVLFSALSLTAVKAQNKFNLLVGTYTNTCQSNGIYVYDFDASTGDYKLKGSSENVVSPSYLSVSADNKFIYAVNENGTQSTVSAFSYDSQAGKINLLNKNDALGADPCHLINDDKNVIAANYSGGSIAVFKKNPDGSITEVQQLIQHEGKGPNAARQEKAHVHMVMFSPDKKFVLSNDLGLDKVFIYKYNPTAKNEILTLKGSVDVKPGSGPRHLTFSKDGKFVYLVQELDGTLTTLSWDKTGSLKVVAETSILPKDFKGGTGAAAIKLSPDGNFLYVSDRVDANAISVYKILKTGALELVEQQSTLGKGPRDFAIDPTGNYLLVGHQYTNDIVIFKRDIATGKITDTGRRIQMCSPVGLLFTKI from the coding sequence ATGAAAAAAATATATCTAGTATTATTTTCGGCTTTATCATTAACTGCGGTTAAAGCTCAAAATAAATTCAATTTATTGGTTGGAACTTATACCAATACTTGTCAAAGCAACGGAATTTATGTGTACGATTTTGATGCTTCGACAGGAGATTATAAATTGAAGGGATCTTCAGAGAATGTTGTAAGTCCGAGTTATTTGTCGGTTTCAGCAGATAATAAGTTTATTTATGCCGTAAACGAAAATGGAACTCAAAGTACAGTAAGTGCTTTTTCATATGATTCGCAAGCTGGAAAGATCAATCTTTTGAATAAAAATGATGCTTTAGGGGCAGATCCTTGCCACTTAATAAATGATGATAAAAATGTAATTGCTGCCAATTATTCTGGCGGAAGTATTGCTGTTTTTAAGAAAAATCCAGACGGAAGTATTACAGAAGTTCAGCAGTTGATTCAGCATGAAGGAAAAGGACCAAATGCAGCACGTCAGGAAAAAGCTCACGTGCACATGGTTATGTTTTCTCCAGACAAAAAGTTTGTATTGTCAAATGATTTAGGTTTGGATAAAGTGTTTATTTACAAATACAATCCAACTGCAAAAAATGAAATTCTGACTTTAAAAGGAAGTGTTGATGTAAAACCAGGAAGCGGACCAAGACATTTAACTTTCAGTAAAGACGGAAAATTTGTGTATTTGGTTCAGGAATTGGATGGAACTTTAACAACATTAAGTTGGGATAAAACGGGAAGTTTAAAAGTAGTTGCAGAAACAAGTATCCTTCCAAAAGATTTTAAAGGAGGAACAGGAGCAGCGGCAATTAAACTTTCGCCTGACGGAAACTTTTTATATGTTTCAGACCGTGTAGATGCCAATGCTATTTCAGTTTACAAAATTCTTAAAACAGGAGCTTTAGAATTGGTAGAGCAGCAAAGCACTTTAGGAAAAGGTCCACGCGATTTTGCAATTGATCCAACAGGAAATTATCTTTTAGTAGGACATCAATATACTAATGATATAGTTATTTTTAAGAGAGATATAGCAACAGGAAAAATTACAGACACTGGAAGACGAATCCAGATGTGCTCGCCAGTTGGGCTGTTGTTTACGAAAATTTAG
- a CDS encoding vWA domain-containing protein, translating into MHFKHPEILYFLFLLIVPILVHLFQLRRFKTSYFTNVRFLKELAIQTRKSSKIKKRLLLATRLLLLTCAIIAFAQPFFEAADSKNASNEMYIVLDNSFSMQAKGKKGELLKRAVQELLENTPENTQFSLLTNTENFWNTDIKSSKSALQNLKYSASPFDLSAITAKIKAHKSAHKKDIVIITDAVGLKEAAIKTIDFDEKPYFIVPEAEQKNNVSIDSVYINQTLENFYEIGINLSAYGEDFKPVSTALYNQNKLIAKTIVNFDTKKKKINFTIPKEAFHGYVLIEDNGLTYDNKLFFSISKNKKTNVISIGEPEKSNFLSRIYTSAEFNYNNYSISALDYNSLEKQNTIILNELIDIPQALQTTLKAFVSKGGNLVVIPSEKTSLSSLNALLGNFGKIQFGNLETNAKLITKINFDHPLFSGVFENKITNFQYPKVNSSFAVSSSYPAVLSFEDQTAFVTTVQNQVSGITVFTAPINSANSNFQQSPLIVPLFYKIAQNNQKTGVNALTIGNNQPYFVDVLLTKDAILEVKGTDDSFIPIQQILNNKVKLTFNDFPETAGNYSVFDKKEWVENISFNYKRTESDLSQVNTNVVSDFKTADTISTIFNTLQTERTDSQIWKWFVIFALLFLALEMAIIKFVK; encoded by the coding sequence ATGCATTTTAAACATCCCGAAATTCTATACTTTCTGTTTTTATTGATTGTTCCAATTTTGGTTCACTTATTTCAATTAAGACGATTTAAAACTTCCTATTTCACCAACGTCCGATTTTTAAAAGAGCTTGCTATTCAGACTCGTAAAAGCTCTAAAATTAAAAAGCGTCTTTTATTAGCGACACGTTTACTGTTGCTTACCTGTGCCATTATTGCGTTTGCACAGCCTTTTTTTGAAGCTGCCGACAGTAAGAACGCTTCAAATGAGATGTATATTGTATTGGATAATTCTTTCAGTATGCAGGCAAAAGGCAAAAAGGGAGAATTACTAAAAAGAGCCGTTCAAGAATTACTTGAAAACACTCCAGAAAACACTCAGTTTTCACTTTTAACCAACACCGAAAACTTCTGGAATACCGATATTAAATCGTCTAAGAGCGCTTTACAAAACTTAAAATACAGCGCTTCTCCTTTTGATCTTTCAGCAATTACAGCCAAAATTAAAGCACACAAATCGGCTCATAAAAAAGACATTGTCATTATCACCGATGCTGTTGGTTTAAAAGAAGCAGCTATTAAAACTATAGATTTCGACGAAAAACCATACTTCATAGTTCCTGAAGCAGAACAAAAAAACAATGTTTCAATTGACAGCGTCTACATCAATCAAACTTTAGAAAACTTCTACGAAATTGGCATCAATTTATCAGCTTATGGCGAAGATTTCAAACCTGTTTCAACGGCACTTTACAATCAAAACAAACTGATTGCCAAAACTATTGTCAATTTTGATACGAAGAAAAAGAAAATCAATTTTACCATTCCGAAAGAAGCTTTTCACGGATATGTACTAATTGAAGACAACGGTCTTACTTACGACAACAAATTATTTTTTAGCATTTCAAAAAACAAAAAAACAAACGTTATCAGTATTGGCGAACCCGAAAAAAGCAATTTCTTGTCGAGAATTTATACTTCAGCAGAATTCAATTATAACAACTACTCAATTAGTGCTTTAGATTATAATAGTTTAGAAAAGCAAAATACTATTATTCTAAATGAATTAATTGATATTCCGCAAGCACTACAAACCACTTTGAAAGCTTTTGTTTCTAAAGGCGGAAATTTAGTTGTGATTCCGTCTGAGAAAACTTCTCTTTCTAGCTTAAATGCATTATTGGGGAATTTCGGAAAAATTCAATTTGGAAATTTAGAGACCAACGCTAAATTGATTACTAAAATTAATTTTGATCATCCCTTGTTTTCGGGCGTTTTCGAAAACAAAATAACCAATTTCCAATATCCTAAAGTAAATAGTTCATTTGCCGTTTCGAGTTCTTATCCTGCCGTTCTTTCGTTTGAAGATCAAACCGCTTTTGTAACTACTGTTCAAAATCAGGTTTCTGGAATAACGGTTTTTACAGCACCAATAAACAGTGCCAACTCAAATTTTCAGCAATCGCCTTTAATTGTTCCGTTATTTTATAAAATCGCTCAAAACAATCAAAAAACTGGTGTAAATGCTTTAACAATTGGAAATAATCAGCCTTATTTTGTTGACGTTTTATTGACTAAAGATGCTATTTTGGAAGTAAAAGGAACAGACGATTCGTTTATTCCGATTCAGCAGATTTTAAATAATAAAGTCAAATTAACCTTTAATGATTTCCCTGAAACAGCTGGAAATTATAGTGTTTTCGATAAAAAAGAATGGGTTGAAAACATTAGTTTTAATTACAAAAGAACCGAAAGTGATTTGAGTCAAGTAAACACTAATGTAGTTTCTGATTTCAAAACAGCCGATACCATTTCAACTATTTTTAATACACTACAAACAGAACGAACTGACAGCCAAATTTGGAAATGGTTTGTTATCTTTGCACTGTTATTTTTAGCATTAGAAATGGCAATTATAAAATTTGTGAAATAG
- a CDS encoding TIGR02757 family protein yields the protein MNSTELKEFLDEKVIQYNNQDFIESDPVQIPHIFTQKEDIEIAGFLSASIAWGNRKMIIKNSHKMMELMGNTPYDFVMSHSDEDLARLETFVHRTFNGHDFAGFIKGLKHIYENHNGLESVFAKNQEKDSLQKSISEFKKIFFETDHLARTQKHISDPLNNSAAKKINMYLRWMVRQDTKGVDLGIWKSISPSVLSCPLDVHSGNVARKLGILSRKQNDAKALLELDTKLRKMDAQDPVKYDFALFGLGVFEGF from the coding sequence ATGAATAGTACAGAACTCAAAGAATTTCTAGACGAAAAAGTCATCCAATATAATAATCAGGATTTTATAGAAAGTGATCCTGTTCAAATTCCGCATATCTTTACTCAAAAAGAAGATATTGAAATTGCTGGTTTTCTTAGTGCTTCTATTGCTTGGGGAAACCGTAAAATGATTATTAAGAATTCGCATAAAATGATGGAATTAATGGGAAACACACCTTACGATTTCGTTATGTCACATTCCGATGAAGACTTGGCAAGACTAGAAACTTTTGTACACAGAACCTTTAACGGACATGATTTTGCAGGTTTCATAAAAGGCCTAAAACATATCTACGAAAATCACAACGGACTAGAATCTGTTTTTGCTAAAAATCAGGAAAAAGACAGTCTACAGAAAAGTATAAGTGAATTCAAAAAAATATTCTTCGAAACAGATCATTTAGCTCGAACTCAGAAACATATTTCAGATCCGTTAAACAATTCAGCGGCAAAAAAAATCAACATGTATCTGCGATGGATGGTGCGTCAAGACACAAAAGGAGTCGATTTGGGAATTTGGAAAAGCATTTCACCATCTGTTTTATCCTGTCCTCTTGACGTTCATTCTGGAAATGTTGCTCGAAAACTTGGAATTCTTTCGCGAAAGCAAAATGATGCTAAAGCTTTATTGGAATTAGATACCAAATTAAGAAAAATGGATGCCCAAGATCCTGTAAAATACGATTTTGCTTTGTTTGGATTAGGAGTTTTTGAAGGATTTTAA
- a CDS encoding DEAD/DEAH box helicase, translated as MSTFEKFNLPKSLQKAVDELGFVTPTPIQEKSFSVIMSGRDMMGIAQTGTGKTFAYLLPLLKLYKFTHTNTPKIVILVPTRELVVQVVEEVEKLTTYMSVKTLGIYGGVNINTQKKAVYEGVDILVGTPGRTMDLALDAVVRFDETQKLVIDEFDEMLNLGFRPQLTSLFAMMKTKRQNILFSATMTDEVDDLLNDYFDFPEEVTLAPSGTPLEKITQITYNVPNFNTKVNLLKHLLETDESMSRILVFVNNKKISDMLFNRIDELFDGQFGVIHSNKSQNYRLSTMAEFQEGNLRGLITTDVMARGLDISNITHVINFELPEEPELYMHRIGRTGRADATGTAISFVTPREEEFKIATELLMDQELKIADFPEEVEISEKLIEAEKDKLPRKFLMKKPKLEGDGAFHEKSKKNQKVNLGGPSKTKKKTHGSVNRNMLKTRNEKKKKK; from the coding sequence ATGAGCACTTTCGAAAAATTTAATCTTCCAAAATCATTACAAAAAGCAGTTGACGAATTAGGATTTGTTACGCCTACTCCTATTCAAGAAAAATCTTTTTCTGTAATCATGTCTGGTCGTGATATGATGGGAATTGCACAAACCGGAACCGGTAAAACATTTGCTTATTTACTACCTCTTTTAAAGCTGTACAAATTTACACATACCAATACCCCAAAAATCGTAATCCTTGTGCCAACCCGCGAATTAGTAGTTCAGGTGGTTGAAGAAGTAGAAAAATTGACTACATATATGTCGGTTAAAACTTTAGGTATTTACGGAGGCGTAAACATAAATACACAGAAAAAAGCCGTTTACGAAGGTGTTGACATTTTAGTTGGAACTCCTGGACGTACTATGGACTTAGCTCTTGATGCCGTAGTTCGCTTTGACGAAACACAAAAACTGGTTATCGACGAGTTTGACGAAATGCTAAATTTAGGTTTCAGACCACAGCTAACTTCGCTTTTTGCAATGATGAAAACAAAACGTCAAAATATTCTATTCTCGGCAACGATGACAGATGAAGTTGATGATCTTTTAAATGATTATTTTGATTTTCCTGAAGAAGTAACATTAGCACCATCAGGAACTCCTCTTGAGAAAATTACTCAGATTACCTATAATGTTCCGAATTTCAATACCAAAGTAAATCTTTTAAAGCACTTACTAGAAACTGACGAAAGTATGAGTCGTATTCTAGTTTTTGTAAACAACAAAAAGATTTCAGATATGCTTTTCAATCGTATTGATGAGCTTTTTGACGGACAATTTGGTGTAATTCACTCTAATAAATCTCAAAATTATCGTTTGAGTACAATGGCTGAATTCCAAGAAGGAAATCTTCGTGGTTTAATTACAACCGATGTTATGGCGAGAGGTTTGGATATTTCTAATATTACACACGTAATCAACTTTGAACTTCCAGAAGAACCAGAGCTTTACATGCACAGAATTGGTCGTACAGGACGTGCAGACGCAACAGGAACAGCAATCAGTTTTGTTACTCCAAGAGAAGAAGAATTCAAAATAGCAACAGAACTTTTAATGGATCAGGAACTTAAAATCGCTGATTTCCCTGAAGAAGTAGAAATTTCAGAAAAGCTTATTGAAGCTGAAAAAGATAAATTACCAAGAAAGTTTTTAATGAAAAAACCGAAACTAGAAGGTGACGGCGCTTTTCACGAAAAATCTAAAAAGAACCAAAAAGTCAATCTTGGCGGGCCTTCAAAAACAAAAAAGAAAACACATGGTTCTGTTAACAGAAATATGCTGAAGACGAGAAATGAAAAGAAGAAGAAAAAATAA
- a CDS encoding dihydroorotase — translation MKLIIKSAKIIDSKSPFHNQTVDLLIADGVIEKIGVSLPNDDAEVVRFDDLHVSQGWFDSSVSLGEPGYEDRETIANGLNVAAKSGFTAIALQPNSLPIIDNQSQVNFVKNKANGFATEIFPIGALTKASEGKDMAELFDMKNSGAIAFGDYNKSIDNANILKIALQYVQDFDGLVIAYSQDPNIKGNGVANEGIVSTRLGLKGIPNLAEELQISRNLFLLEYTGGKLHIPTISTAKSVELIREAKAKGLNVTCSASVHHLVLTDEKLDGFDTRFKVTPPLRTEVDRQALLNGIADGTIDMITSDHNPIDIEFKKMEFDTAKNGTIGLESAFGALLTVLPVETIVAKLTAARNVFGLQNNVIEEGAKANLTLFATEGKSIFTKENILSKSKNSAFLGTELKGSVYGILNQNQLVTK, via the coding sequence ATGAAACTAATCATCAAAAGCGCCAAAATTATCGACTCAAAAAGTCCGTTTCACAATCAGACCGTTGATCTTTTAATTGCGGATGGTGTAATAGAAAAAATAGGCGTTTCGCTTCCAAATGACGATGCAGAAGTGGTACGATTTGACGATCTTCATGTTTCTCAAGGATGGTTTGACAGCAGTGTTTCTCTTGGAGAACCTGGCTATGAAGACAGAGAAACGATCGCAAACGGACTGAACGTGGCAGCAAAAAGTGGATTTACAGCAATTGCATTACAGCCGAATTCGTTGCCAATTATTGACAATCAGTCACAAGTAAATTTTGTAAAAAATAAAGCAAATGGTTTTGCAACAGAAATTTTCCCAATAGGCGCTTTAACAAAAGCCAGTGAAGGAAAAGACATGGCAGAGCTTTTTGATATGAAAAACTCGGGAGCAATCGCTTTTGGAGATTATAACAAAAGTATTGACAATGCTAATATTCTTAAAATCGCTTTACAATATGTACAAGATTTTGACGGATTGGTAATTGCTTACTCTCAAGACCCAAACATTAAAGGAAATGGAGTTGCTAATGAAGGAATTGTTTCTACAAGATTAGGTTTAAAAGGAATTCCAAACCTAGCCGAAGAACTGCAAATTTCAAGAAACTTATTTTTACTGGAATATACTGGAGGAAAACTTCATATTCCGACAATTTCTACAGCAAAATCGGTTGAATTGATTAGAGAAGCGAAAGCGAAAGGTTTAAACGTAACTTGCAGTGCATCTGTACATCATTTGGTTTTAACTGATGAAAAACTGGACGGATTTGATACTCGTTTTAAAGTTACTCCGCCATTAAGGACAGAAGTTGATAGACAAGCTTTGCTTAACGGAATTGCTGACGGAACAATCGACATGATTACTTCAGACCACAACCCAATTGATATTGAATTCAAAAAAATGGAATTTGATACTGCCAAAAACGGAACAATTGGTTTAGAAAGTGCTTTTGGAGCTTTATTGACAGTTTTACCTGTAGAAACGATTGTAGCAAAATTAACTGCTGCAAGAAACGTTTTTGGTTTACAAAACAATGTTATCGAAGAAGGTGCAAAAGCAAACTTAACTTTGTTTGCAACAGAAGGAAAATCAATTTTTACAAAAGAAAACATTCTTTCAAAATCTAAAAATTCTGCTTTTTTAGGAACTGAACTTAAAGGTTCTGTGTATGGAATTTTAAATCAAAATCAATTAGTTACAAAATAA
- a CDS encoding alpha/beta hydrolase: MNLSLEYKIREPKVILDKNPLLLLLHGYGSNEADLFSFASELPDNYYIISARAPYDLQYGAYAWYAINFDADQNKFSDNEQARTSRDLIATFIDELVANYPIDANNVTLIGFSQGSILSYATALSYPEKIQRVVAMSGYFNEEIIKEGFENNDFKDLKFFASHGTVDQVIPIEWARKTPAALEKLNIPLTYKEYPVGHGVAPQNFFDFKNWLLS, from the coding sequence ATGAATCTATCTTTAGAATATAAAATAAGAGAACCAAAAGTAATTTTAGATAAAAACCCGTTGTTGCTTTTGTTGCACGGATACGGCAGCAATGAAGCCGATTTATTCTCTTTTGCTTCTGAACTTCCAGATAATTATTACATCATTTCCGCAAGAGCACCTTACGATTTACAATATGGTGCTTACGCTTGGTATGCCATTAATTTTGATGCCGACCAAAATAAATTTTCAGATAACGAGCAAGCTAGAACTTCAAGAGATTTAATTGCAACTTTTATTGATGAACTAGTAGCAAATTACCCAATTGATGCCAATAATGTAACTTTAATCGGATTCAGCCAAGGATCTATATTAAGTTATGCAACCGCGCTTTCTTATCCAGAAAAAATTCAAAGAGTTGTGGCAATGAGTGGTTATTTCAACGAAGAAATCATCAAAGAAGGTTTTGAAAACAATGATTTCAAAGACTTAAAGTTTTTCGCTTCACACGGAACTGTAGATCAAGTTATTCCAATTGAATGGGCTAGAAAAACACCTGCTGCCTTAGAAAAATTAAATATTCCGCTTACTTATAAAGAATATCCCGTTGGACATGGAGTTGCTCCTCAGAATTTCTTTGATTTTAAGAATTGGTTGCTTAGTTAG
- a CDS encoding LIC_10190 family membrane protein, protein MILIAISWIYILFTTINLGFGLDKILNLNTKNFVITSILGLFSATILASIWAIFGRINIEFHIVLLLLNVFLLLKFYNQIINVYKSFLLELQQLQKSLQIILTVISVLIILQCSSIPFVIDNESYYIQTIKWLNEYGFVKGLVNLHLFYGQTSGWHITQSVFSFSFLYKNFNDLSGFCLLLGNVFSIQKLNEYNKNDNKNYLLVGLLPLFNIFFFQFISAPSPDIPVYVFSFILFFYFLENFKNTNSETFNLILILVLFLLYIKNTTLTFAVIPIILLGYHFSSLSKKLLKPAMLTILIAALFIIKNMIICGSPIFPSKINSFTADYAIPNVIQDFYYDQVKYYGFFVSAAQYNKMTLAELFLHWLSMPKLHGLFNKISVFLILIVPFFIYKYQNKKALWILYFVMVLQLLLLGLTSPQYRFFMNFILFFSLFCFTCIFYGKNTIKYFLIASLFPTCIVLFFSVNLNGFSSHKFMLKISNFSIKNIFFPYQNSKSNTTFESIQLGNLKYNSPVKNNFFWANGNGGLPCVDKQQLDYFEKYYHIIPQMRTNNLKDGFYAKDLTKNE, encoded by the coding sequence ATGATTCTAATTGCGATTAGCTGGATATATATTTTATTTACAACCATTAATTTAGGTTTTGGTTTGGATAAGATACTAAACCTCAATACTAAAAATTTTGTAATTACTTCTATCCTAGGATTATTTTCAGCAACTATTCTTGCAAGCATTTGGGCTATTTTTGGAAGAATTAATATTGAATTTCATATCGTTTTATTACTTCTGAATGTTTTTTTATTGCTGAAATTTTACAATCAGATTATTAATGTTTATAAGTCATTTTTATTAGAATTACAGCAGTTACAAAAAAGCTTACAAATTATTCTAACTGTTATTTCAGTTCTTATTATTTTACAATGTTCTTCAATTCCTTTTGTAATTGATAATGAATCCTATTATATTCAAACTATAAAATGGCTTAACGAATATGGCTTTGTAAAAGGACTTGTAAATCTTCATTTATTTTATGGACAGACAAGCGGTTGGCATATTACGCAAAGTGTTTTTAGCTTTTCTTTTTTATACAAAAATTTTAATGATTTAAGTGGCTTTTGCTTATTATTAGGAAATGTATTTTCTATTCAAAAACTCAACGAATACAACAAAAATGACAATAAAAACTATTTACTAGTCGGATTACTGCCTTTATTCAATATTTTCTTTTTTCAATTCATAAGTGCGCCTTCCCCAGATATTCCCGTTTATGTTTTTTCATTTATTCTGTTCTTCTATTTCTTAGAAAATTTTAAAAACACAAATTCTGAAACTTTCAATCTTATTTTAATACTTGTTCTGTTTCTGCTTTATATAAAAAATACGACTTTAACTTTTGCTGTAATCCCAATTATTCTTTTGGGTTATCATTTTAGCTCACTTTCAAAAAAACTGCTAAAACCAGCGATGCTCACCATTTTGATTGCCGCTCTTTTTATAATAAAAAATATGATTATCTGCGGGTCGCCAATTTTTCCTTCAAAGATTAATTCTTTTACAGCAGATTATGCAATTCCGAATGTAATACAAGATTTTTATTACGATCAGGTTAAGTACTATGGCTTTTTTGTAAGTGCAGCACAATACAATAAAATGACTCTTGCCGAATTATTTTTACATTGGCTCTCTATGCCAAAATTGCACGGGTTATTCAATAAAATAAGTGTTTTTTTAATACTGATTGTGCCTTTTTTCATTTATAAATACCAAAACAAAAAAGCGCTTTGGATTCTTTATTTTGTAATGGTCTTACAATTACTCCTATTAGGATTGACTTCGCCTCAGTATCGATTCTTTATGAACTTTATATTGTTTTTTTCCCTCTTTTGTTTTACATGTATTTTTTATGGCAAAAATACAATCAAATATTTTCTCATCGCATCCCTTTTTCCAACTTGCATTGTACTGTTTTTCTCTGTAAATCTTAATGGATTTTCCAGTCATAAATTCATGTTGAAAATCAGCAATTTTTCCATAAAAAATATTTTTTTTCCGTATCAAAACTCAAAAAGCAACACTACCTTTGAATCTATTCAGTTAGGAAATCTAAAATATAATTCTCCTGTAAAAAATAATTTTTTCTGGGCAAATGGTAATGGTGGGCTTCCTTGTGTTGACAAACAGCAACTGGATTATTTTGAAAAATATTATCATATTATTCCGCAAATGCGCACCAATAATTTAAAAGACGGATTTTACGCCAAAGACCTTACTAAAAATGAATAG